The Syntrophorhabdaceae bacterium genome segment GGTTCTCCGCCGGTTATGGTGACAACCGGCGCCTTGGATTCGATTGCCGCCTCCAAGCATTCCATAAGAGTGAGGTCGGGCAGCCGCGCTTTTGAATCGAGTCTTATCCTGTCGCACCCTGCGCACGAGAGGTTGCAACGATGCGTCGGCTCGAGCATCAGCACTACGGGCGACCTCATGCAGCCCCTGAGTCTGTTTTTAATAAAGAATAAGGCAAGGGCAGCTGAAAGGCCCGGTGAGAAACGCATGCGCCGCCCGATCAACGCGTCATACCCGGGGCTTCTCTTCCGTCGATGAACCGGAGGGCGTCGTCGAGGGTATCCAGCCGTAGATGGGTATTCTTGCAAGGCCCTTCAGGCCTCTCGTTGGGGATGGCGAGGACGTGTATCTTCTCCGCCACGTCTTTGATTCCGCTCAATAGATCTCTCTCGCAGGCAACGGCAAGGATAAGGGAGGGCCTGTATTGCCTGATCGCCTTCCTCGCCTCTTCTCCCCCTGCCACAGTCACGATCTGGGCGGCCTTTCCGTTGACCCTCTCTGCCACCTGCCGGCGGGCCTCTTTTTTCAGGCACCTGGGCAGGAGGATGAGGAGGGGGTCGGTCTTCACTTCACGGGCATGGCTTTTTACGAGCAGGTTATGGGCCTTGATAAAGGAGTTGCCTATCCTGTCCCTGTGGATGCCCAGCCTTCTCCCGAGCCAAATGCTTTTCGGCAGAAGGGCAAGGAGGAGCTTTTCGTCTATTTTATAGGGGATAAAGGACCGTTTGAACCTCAGCAGGAGCACGGCCTCGATGACGGCGAAAAGAAGGGAGGCGGCAATAAGCATAATAAGGCACGACCCAATAAGGTATGCAAGAAGGGGGCTCGCCTGATCGAGGCGGGGTTTGGCGAGATACCATCCCAGGGCAAGGAAGAAAATCAGGATGAAGAGGGAGGATGCGGCGAGGATGAGGAAGGTACTTATCCTCTCGTCGACTCCCTTCTCTCCGTGGTCCGTTCCCCCGTCCCAGTCGAACCATTCGTCTCCGAGCTTTCTATCTCCGGTCCCTGTGCGGGTATAGGTCTCTTGCTCATTCATGACATTCTCCGGACAGACGAGGCACATAACCTTTCTCCCTGTACCAGGATATTGCCTTCCATGCCGCCGATTCGATGGAATTCTGCGCCATCCCCAGTTTTAGTACCGCCTTTGAGGTGTCGAAGAACATGTAATGGCGGGCCATGCGTACGCCGTCCACCGGGATCCGAGGCTCCTTTCCTCCACAAACTTTTGAGTATGCCCGGTCCGCATAGGCTAAACAAAGCACGGGCCCGTAAGGAAGTCTCCACCGGGGCGGCTTCATTCCGGTCAGACGGGCCAGTAGGTGGAGAAACTGCTTAAGGGTCAGGTTCTCATTCCCCAATATATAGCTCTCACCCACGACCCCGGATTCTGCTGCCAATACATGCCCCTCCGCCACGTCCCCCACATCAACGAGATTAAGCCCTGTATTCACGTAGGCCGGCATCTTGCCATTAAGAAAATCGACTATCGTCTTACCCGTGGGCGTAGGTTTTCTGTCCATAGCGCCTATAGGGAATGTGGGATTGACGATTACCGCGGGCAGACCGACGCCGATACACCTGCGGACTTCCTTTTCCGCCAGAAACTTAGATATCTTATAATGTCCCGAGAGGTCCTGGAATCTTGCCCTGTTTTCCTCATTCCCCGGTTTACCGTCCGGAGTAACACGAAGTATTCCGACCGTGCTCGTATACACGACCCTTGTAACGCTCCTCTCCAGGGCCGCCTTCATCACATTTGCCGTCCCCCCGACATTTATTTCATACATCCTCTCAGGGTCCGGCACCCATAGCCGGTAATCGGCAGCCACATGGAACACCCGGTCGCAGCCTCTCATTGCCTTCAGCACTGATTCATAGTCCCGGACGTCGCCGGCCACCGGCTTTGCGCCGCACCTTGAAATGAAACCGCTGTCCGATGCGTTTCTTACGAGGGCGAGAACTTCGAAACCCCTCTCGCTGAGTGCTTTTGCTACATGAAATCCGATGAAGCCGGAAGCGCCCGTTACCAGGACCCTTGTCATGATGCCATCTCCCGTTCATCCTGTTTGTCTATATCGACTGTCTGGCGGAGAAATTTCCCAAGGGCCATTAAAGGGAAGCAGTTCCGATAGTTGTGATATTTGATCATAAAATATTTGGGAAAGCCGGTGGCGGTAAATTCTTCCTCTTCCCACGTACCGTGCGAGGACTGTTCGCGGAGGAGAAAATTTATCGCCCTGATCGCTTCCCTTGACGCACCTTCTCCTGCGGCCATCAAACCCATGGCGCCCCACGCGGTCTGGGAAGGCGTGCTCCTCCCGCGAATTCTCATATGTGGGTTTGTATAAGATTCGCAACTCTCCCCCCATCCGCCGTCGGGGTTCTGGTATCTCTTGAGCGCGGCGACCGCTTTTCGCACATACGGCTTTGTCATGTCTTCACCTATGGAGCGCAGCCCTACGAGTACCGACCAGGTGCCGTACACGTAATTGACGCCCCACCTGCCCCACCAGAGACCGTCTTTCTCCTGCGTCTTCTTCAGGAACTTGAACGCTTCTTTTACCGCTTTGCTATTTATAGGATATTGAATGCATCCGAGCATCTCAAGCACTCTCCCCGTAATATCGGGCGTACTGGGGTCGATCATTGCTTCAAGGTCGCCAAAAGGGATCTGGTTCAGCAGATCCATATCGTTATCCACGTCGAAGGCGCCCCATCCTCCGTCTCGCCCCTGCATACCCAGCACCCATCCGACCGCTTTTCTGAAATTCTGGGGCTGCAGAAAACCCTGATGACTGTGTCTGCTGAGGAGCATGAGCACTACGGCGGTATCGTCTATGTCGGGATACCAGGTATTCACAAATTCGAATGCCCAGCCGCCGGGCTCGAGGTGAGGTCTCTTTACGCTCCAATCGCCCTTCTTCAGTATCTGCTTGCCTGCCAGCCAGTCACAGGCGGAGACCATTGAAACATGGGTCTCTCTCAGTCCGGAGCACGAAAGCGCAAGGGCCGTCAGGGCCGTGTCCCACACGGGCGAGATACATGACTGGAGCAAGAGTTCATCCTCTCTCTCGATTGCAAACCGTTCCAGGGCTTCGAATCCTTTTTGTACAGGCTGGCTGGAAACAGGAGAACCCTCGATAAGCAAGGCCAAAATCGAATTTACCATGGCAGGTTGTATTCCTCCCCAATCACCCGCCTCTTCCTGATGCTCCCGGATCCACCGGAGGGCCTCTTCCAGGCCTTTTTTTCTGAAATATCTAAGCTGGCTATCTTCGGTTGCTTTGATCATTTTATCGAGGTGCATGAAAAACCGCTTCCACGAGAGCAGACGTTCACGCGGCTTTTTCGACCTCTCCGCATGGTCCCGGCTGAAAAGTTCCCTCACTCCCCGGCTCTCCGGAATAACTTTGACAGGCCTCTTGTCGAGCACAATTGAGAGCGGCACGAAGGTGGCTCTCGCCCAGCTGGAGAATCGATAGATACTGAAGGGAAACCAGGGAAGGAAAAGCATAATTTCCACGGGAACGGAAGGGATTGCCCTCCAATCGTATTGGCCGAAAAGGGCGAGAAATATTTTGGTGAATACCCTTGTTTCCGACAGGCCGCCATTCGCGAGAATGAACCTTCCGGCTTGTTGGAGACGATAATCTTCTGCGCCGTACCCGGCCAGCTTAAGGGCAAAGTAGGCTTCCACGGTCGTGCTGAGATCTCCTTTGCCGCCGGTATATATGGCCCATGTTCCGTCGGACCTTTGATGTTTTAGTATATGACGAGCCATTTTTGCCTGCTTCTCGTCGACTTCCACGCCCGCAAAAGCGAGGAGCATGAGATACTCCGCGGTGATGGTCACATTTGACTCCAGTTGAAAACACCAAAATCCGTCCGGGTGCTGATTGTGAACGAAAAAATTATGGCTCGCCCTGATGGCGTCCTGAACACGTTCGGCGAGATCGCGGCCGTACTCGTGCTTCATCCCCTGTTCGAACAGATTCGGCTCCAGTCGAAGAGTGTCAATGGCCATAAGCGAATGAGTCGGCTGCCACACCGGTATGGGGCGCCGGAAATTCAAGGTCTTTAAAACCTACCGGTTGTATCCCTAATGCGGTAATAGAGTCCCCTACCCGTTTCGAAATGACCGCTTCCTTTTCTCTTTGGCCTGCCGCCGTACCTGAATCGGGATGGAGGTAAATCTCATGGATCCCATTTTTTATATAAGGTAGAACAGCCAGGAGGTATCTTTCGTCTATTCTACCCGTCCCGGAAGTCCCGTACACGGTATTCGCCACATGAAGGCCAAGGCCATAGGCTGCCTTCATATTCCTGCGGTTGAGGAGCTCGAAAACCAGACGTAAAAGGAAAGCCTTTGCGTCCAGAGTGGGCCCATGGAGGCGAAGCAGAAAAGGCCAGGGCTCCCGTGGGATTCGTATCCAGGCTATCCTGCGGCGAGCTGCTTCCCGGGAGATAATCGTAAAAAGAAGGGGATGGATGTGGAGATGATGGTGGCAATCCACATGGGAAGGATGGATACCCGCATCTTCAACCTTATCAAACTGTGCCCTCACTTCAGCCTCGATTTGTTCCCCGATCCTTTCTTTCCGGCTCCAATACATTACGCCCGCCCGAAACGGGCTTGGGTCGAAGCGGCCCTCTTTATCGACCAGGTCGGGAATTCGGACGGGAGAAAGAACCGGGCGCCCCTGGGAAAGCACGACGTGGAGACCCACCGAAAGGCCGGGATGCCGTGCGGCCACATCGACCGCCCCATGGAAAGCCGCACCTCCAGCCATGACACTTGCGGCGGTCAGACAACCATGGTCTTTCGCGGCGGCCACTGCATTATTGACTGAAGGAGAACTGCCGAAATCATCAGCACCAATGACGACATATTTTTTCCTACTGCGGGCGCCCCTTTCCATGGTCATGCCGTCGCTCCCTTACGCTTTGCCATGAATGAAAAGAACTCTCTCCCCTCCCTGATCCGCCTGCAGAATTCCTCCCTGTCAACCAGCATCTCTTTAAGAATTCTGAGGATGGGGGCAGGTCTCAAATAGAAGCGGCGGTAGAAAATTTCGACGGCCGCAAATATCTCGTCTTTTGATAACCAAGGATATGAGAGCACGGAGTTCTGAATCCCTTCCCGCACGAGAGCTCCCCCTTTGAGCCATCCCTGGCGCTTCGCCTCTTCATACAGCACGGTTCCCGGATAAGGAGCGGCGAGAGAAACCTGGATGCTGTAGGGATCGATATCCCGGGCAAACCGAATCGTCTCTTCCATGGTCTCCCGCGTCTCTCCCGGCAGACCGAGTATGAATGTACCGTGGATGAGTACACCGACTTCAGAAGCGGCCCGCGTAAATTTCCGTGCCCCTTCAAGGCGTACTCCTTTCCTGATGTTGTTCAGTACGTTCTGATTGCCCGACTCGAATCCCACCACGAGCAGCCTCAACCCATTATCTTTAAGCACCTCAAGCGTCCGCTTCGGCACGTCGGCCCTGGCATTGCACGACCATGTGATGCCGAGGGAACCCATTCCGCGGGCGATCTCCTCCAGTTGCGGATGATCGGTGAAAGTATCGTCATCGAAAAAAAACTCCTTCACCTGAGGAAAGAGTGTTTTGGCGAGTTTCATCTCTTCCAGGATATTTCCCGGGCTCCTGACCCGGTACCTGCCGCCCCCTATGGTCTGGGGCCAGAGACAATAAGTGCATCGGCCCCGGCAACCTCGACCTCCGTAGAGAGATACATAAGGGTGCTTCAGATAACCGATGTAGTAATCCTCCACACGCAGGTCCCTTGAATATACATCCGCCGCAAAAGCAAGACGGTCAAGGTCGCTAATCGGCGGTCTGGGCTCGGTTCTGCGAACAGCGCCGTTGAAGCGGAAGGCGATCCCTTTTACCTGATTAAGCGGTCGTCCCTCGGAAATTTCAACAACCGTATCGTCAAACTCGCCCAAAGCGACAAAATCAACAGCCGGCGACGACCGGAGGCTTTCTTCCGGACAGACGGTCACGTGAGAGCCGACCATCCCTATCATCAGGCGCGGATAAGCTTCCTTGAGGGCGCCTGCCAACGCCGCATCGTTTTCGAAAGTGGGGGTGCCCGTATGGATAATCACCAGTTCGTAGCCTGCCGCCTGACGGAGGGTTTCTTCCGCAGTAATACCCTGGGCGGAGGCGTCCAGCAGTCTCGCCCCCTTAATCATGCCCGCGGGATAAGCGAGCCACGTGGGATACCAGAATGAACGGACTTCCCGGCATGCCTGATAACGTGAGCCCGCACTACCGTCGAAGCCCTTGAACGAGGGTGGGTTGAGAAGTAATGTCTCCATACCGGCTATTCTAAAAATGTGCAGCACACCTAAGAATGTCAAGCTGACGCGTCATCGGTTTTTCTGACTTATTATCCCTGTAATGTTGATACTATGGCTCCTCAACTCATACTTTTCCTCAGATCTTCTTTTCCGGAACATGCTTTTACGTCTTTCTTAGTAATTTATCCTTGTTTTTCATCCGGTCAGTATCTATATTCGGAGAAATTGACAGACGATGGGCACCAGGAAGGCTTGAAAATCCCGTACAGAATAAGAACAGGCGACGGGCTCCCCAATTTTTGTGTTCATTGTCCTACAGTAAAGGACTCAGGAAATGTATATCTTTCATGCAAAGGAGGTCCTATGGCGTCAGGCACATCAGTTCAATCCCCCAACGAACCCCGCCACA includes the following:
- a CDS encoding DUF116 domain-containing protein, which produces MNEQETYTRTGTGDRKLGDEWFDWDGGTDHGEKGVDERISTFLILAASSLFILIFFLALGWYLAKPRLDQASPLLAYLIGSCLIMLIAASLLFAVIEAVLLLRFKRSFIPYKIDEKLLLALLPKSIWLGRRLGIHRDRIGNSFIKAHNLLVKSHAREVKTDPLLILLPRCLKKEARRQVAERVNGKAAQIVTVAGGEEARKAIRQYRPSLILAVACERDLLSGIKDVAEKIHVLAIPNERPEGPCKNTHLRLDTLDDALRFIDGREAPGMTR
- the hpnA gene encoding hopanoid-associated sugar epimerase → MTRVLVTGASGFIGFHVAKALSERGFEVLALVRNASDSGFISRCGAKPVAGDVRDYESVLKAMRGCDRVFHVAADYRLWVPDPERMYEINVGGTANVMKAALERSVTRVVYTSTVGILRVTPDGKPGNEENRARFQDLSGHYKISKFLAEKEVRRCIGVGLPAVIVNPTFPIGAMDRKPTPTGKTIVDFLNGKMPAYVNTGLNLVDVGDVAEGHVLAAESGVVGESYILGNENLTLKQFLHLLARLTGMKPPRWRLPYGPVLCLAYADRAYSKVCGGKEPRIPVDGVRMARHYMFFDTSKAVLKLGMAQNSIESAAWKAISWYREKGYVPRLSGECHE
- the shc gene encoding squalene--hopene cyclase, with protein sequence MAIDTLRLEPNLFEQGMKHEYGRDLAERVQDAIRASHNFFVHNQHPDGFWCFQLESNVTITAEYLMLLAFAGVEVDEKQAKMARHILKHQRSDGTWAIYTGGKGDLSTTVEAYFALKLAGYGAEDYRLQQAGRFILANGGLSETRVFTKIFLALFGQYDWRAIPSVPVEIMLFLPWFPFSIYRFSSWARATFVPLSIVLDKRPVKVIPESRGVRELFSRDHAERSKKPRERLLSWKRFFMHLDKMIKATEDSQLRYFRKKGLEEALRWIREHQEEAGDWGGIQPAMVNSILALLIEGSPVSSQPVQKGFEALERFAIEREDELLLQSCISPVWDTALTALALSCSGLRETHVSMVSACDWLAGKQILKKGDWSVKRPHLEPGGWAFEFVNTWYPDIDDTAVVLMLLSRHSHQGFLQPQNFRKAVGWVLGMQGRDGGWGAFDVDNDMDLLNQIPFGDLEAMIDPSTPDITGRVLEMLGCIQYPINSKAVKEAFKFLKKTQEKDGLWWGRWGVNYVYGTWSVLVGLRSIGEDMTKPYVRKAVAALKRYQNPDGGWGESCESYTNPHMRIRGRSTPSQTAWGAMGLMAAGEGASREAIRAINFLLREQSSHGTWEEEEFTATGFPKYFMIKYHNYRNCFPLMALGKFLRQTVDIDKQDEREMAS
- a CDS encoding ChbG/HpnK family deacetylase, with the protein product MTMERGARSRKKYVVIGADDFGSSPSVNNAVAAAKDHGCLTAASVMAGGAAFHGAVDVAARHPGLSVGLHVVLSQGRPVLSPVRIPDLVDKEGRFDPSPFRAGVMYWSRKERIGEQIEAEVRAQFDKVEDAGIHPSHVDCHHHLHIHPLLFTIISREAARRRIAWIRIPREPWPFLLRLHGPTLDAKAFLLRLVFELLNRRNMKAAYGLGLHVANTVYGTSGTGRIDERYLLAVLPYIKNGIHEIYLHPDSGTAAGQREKEAVISKRVGDSITALGIQPVGFKDLEFPAPHTGVAADSFAYGH
- the hpnJ gene encoding hopanoid biosynthesis associated radical SAM protein HpnJ yields the protein METLLLNPPSFKGFDGSAGSRYQACREVRSFWYPTWLAYPAGMIKGARLLDASAQGITAEETLRQAAGYELVIIHTGTPTFENDAALAGALKEAYPRLMIGMVGSHVTVCPEESLRSSPAVDFVALGEFDDTVVEISEGRPLNQVKGIAFRFNGAVRRTEPRPPISDLDRLAFAADVYSRDLRVEDYYIGYLKHPYVSLYGGRGCRGRCTYCLWPQTIGGGRYRVRSPGNILEEMKLAKTLFPQVKEFFFDDDTFTDHPQLEEIARGMGSLGITWSCNARADVPKRTLEVLKDNGLRLLVVGFESGNQNVLNNIRKGVRLEGARKFTRAASEVGVLIHGTFILGLPGETRETMEETIRFARDIDPYSIQVSLAAPYPGTVLYEEAKRQGWLKGGALVREGIQNSVLSYPWLSKDEIFAAVEIFYRRFYLRPAPILRILKEMLVDREEFCRRIREGREFFSFMAKRKGATA